From one Lycium ferocissimum isolate CSIRO_LF1 chromosome 5, AGI_CSIRO_Lferr_CH_V1, whole genome shotgun sequence genomic stretch:
- the LOC132058222 gene encoding uncharacterized protein LOC132058222 — protein sequence MAKYKTKDSLLKNRLSRIPRDQWSGLVSYWFSDKAKRRTQANRNNRTKQKMPHTGGSKSIATLMDEKAENGIEPTRAQVFILTHKKRKDGRPLDEDSAKTIDMINERISNSERPTDRPPQSVAWEGDVYSQVLGNEKSGYVRGLGLGPTPSVLWGSRSSLGNVVAEDSSNEDVQRLQHEITELKAKQNEEMNLMKQNQEKMQSELLQMRQLIRARNESMPQNSNGTSSEQVPDANSGHEQVPQISRIPSVAENSPPSHGRTV from the exons ATGGCAAAATATAAGACTAAAGACTCTTTGCTGAAAAATAGACTAAGTCGCATACCGAGGGATCAATGGAGTGGTCTTGTCTCTTATTGGTTTTCTGATAAAGCTAAG AGGCGTACCCAAGCAAATAGAAACAATAGGACCAAGCAAAAAATGCCTCACACAGGAGGATCCAAAAGTATTGCTACCTTGATGGATGAGAAG GCTGAGAATGGGATAGAGCCTACCCGAGCACAAGTATTTATATTAACTCACAAGAAACGTAAGGATGGTAGACCACTGGATGAGGATTCTGCCAAGACAATT GACATGATAAATGAAAGGATAAGCAATAGTGAGAGACCTACTGACCGACCTCCTCAGAGTGTTGCTTGGGAAGGGGATGTGTATTCGCAAGTGTtgggaaatgaaaaaagtgGGTATGTCCGTGGTTTAGGACTTGGTCCAACTCCTTCTGTTCTATGGGGTAGTAGATCTTCCTTAGGAAATGTTGTTGCAGAGGATTCATCTAATGAGGATGTACAAAGGTTACAACATGAGATAACTGAGCTAAAGGCGaaacaaaatgaagaaatgaatctGATGAAACAAAATCAGGAGAAGATGCAATCAGAACTGCTCCAGATGAGACAATTGATACGCGCTCGTAATGAATCTATGCCTCAAAATAGCAATGGCACCTCAAGTGAACAG GTCCCTGATGCCAATAGTGGCCATGAACAAGTACCACAAATATCAAGGATACCTAGCGTTGCTGAAAATTCCCCACCTTCTCACG gTCGTACAGTCTGA
- the LOC132057572 gene encoding uncharacterized protein LOC132057572, with amino-acid sequence MDNSRNKNWMNCDRLSKEYLDGVDDFIKHAFSGKQDGEKIACPCTECVLIYQANRATAYDHLVVNGIMPSYDTWFCHGEPLKGSNNTKGNNRSQLTLRGDDMRKMIHDAFGGSTQFMDSEVSERGEMEPNLQENTAHPSGYEPHLEMDKFERLMKEANEELYPGCKKFSKLSFLLHIYRTKCMFKWSNESFNALLGLLKDALPEGEKLPPSFYETKKIVEGLGLKYEKIHACPNDCMLFRKEFASKDVNECKICGASRWKNNARKIPAKVLRYFPLKPRLQRLFMSSETSKAMRWHHEERSKDGVLRHPADSEAWKSLDNKYPEFAEDPRNVRLGLASDGFNPFGTMRTVHSTWPVILMPYNLPPWMCMKQEFFILSLLIPGPKAPGNNIDVFLQPLIEELNELWDVGVETYDASTKEIFQMRAALMWTINDFPAYGTLSGWSTYGRFACPSCNINTQYKWLKHGRKFCYMGHRRFLKSGHKYRNDAKSFDGTKETRLRTLCSIWVTSVESS; translated from the coding sequence ATGGAtaattctagaaataaaaacTGGATGAATTGTGATAGACTAAGTAAAGAATACTTGGATGGAGTAGATGATTTTATAAAGCATGCCTTTTCTGGAAAACAAGATGGAGAAAAAATTGCATGTCCTTGTACGGAATGTGTGCTTATTTATCAAGCAAATCGGGCTACCGCATATGATCATCTTGTGGTTAATGGTATCATGCCATCGTATGATACTTGGTTTTGTCATGGGGAGCCTTTAAAGGGATCAAACAATACTAAAGGAAACAACCGCAGCCAATTAACTTTGAGGGGCGATGACATGAGAAAAATGATACATGATGCCTTTGGAGGCTCTACACAGTTCATGGATAGTGAGGTAAGTGAAAGAGGCGAGATGGAGCCAAATCTACAAGAAAATACTGCTCATCCATCTGGATATGAACCTCATCTAGAGATGGATAAGTTTGAACGACTCATGAAGGAGGCAAATGAAGAACTATATCCTGGATGCAAGAAGTTTAGCAAACTATCATTTTTGCTGCATATCTATCGTACAAAATGCATGTTCAAATGGTCAAATGAATCTTTTAATGCTCTACTTGGACTATTGAAGGATGCGCTGCCTGAAGGGGAAAAATTGCCTCCTTCTTTCTATGAGACTAAAAAGATAGTTGAAGGCTTGGGCTTAAAGTATGAAAAGATTCATGCTTGTCCCAATGATTGCATGCTTTTTAGGAAAGAGTTTGCTAGCAAGGATGTTAATGAATGCAAAATTTGTGGGGCCTCTAGATGGAAAAATAATGCTAGAAAAATTCCAGCCAAGGTCCTTAGgtattttcctttaaaaccaaGGCTGCAAAGATTGTTTATGTCTTCAGAAACTTCTAAAGCAATGCGATGGCATCATGAAGAGCGCAGCAAAGATGGAGTTCTTCGGCATCCTGCAGATTCTGAAGCTTGGAAAAGTTTAGATAATAAATATCCCGAATTTGCTGAAGATCCTCGCAATGTCCGGCTGGGATTAGCTTCTGATGGGTTTAATCCATTTGGCACAATGCGAACTGTTCATAGCACATGGCCAGTGATTTTAATGCCATATAATCTTCCACCATGGATGTGCATGAAGCAAGAGTTCTTCATTCTATCCTTACTTATTCCTGGACCAAAAGCGCCTGGCAATAATATTGATGTCTTCTTGCAACCTTTAATAGAAGAGTTAAATGAATTATGGGATGTCGGGGTAGAAACATATGATGCCTCTACTAAGGAGATATTTCAAATGCGAGCAGCTCTCATGTGGACTATAAATGATTTTCCAGCATATGGTACTCTCTCTGGATGGAGCACTTATGGTCGGTTTGCATGCCCTTCTTGCAACATAAACACTCAATATAAATGGCTCAAACATGGCAGAAAGTTTTGTTACATGGGGCATCGACGTTTCTTGAAGTCAGGTCACAAATATCGGAATGATGCAAAATCTTTTGATGGGACTAAAGAAACAAGACTGCGCACCTTGTGCAGTATCTGGGTCACTAGTGTTGAATCAAGTTAA